A genomic region of Tamandua tetradactyla isolate mTamTet1 chromosome 2, mTamTet1.pri, whole genome shotgun sequence contains the following coding sequences:
- the LOC143656579 gene encoding interferon omega-1-like, which produces MAFSVPSLVVLVMIFSSPISSFSCELPQSLDVGKQETLTVLGQMGKISLLSCLKDRTDFRFPQEMEEASRVQKAQALSVFHEMLQQIFNLFYTEASSAVWNTTLLEQLLSGLHRQLEDLETCLLQEMGGEESLLGMNDLTVAMREYFQRIHLYLQEKKNSDCAWEVVRVEIKRWLLFIHVLTRKLRN; this is translated from the coding sequence ATGGCTTTTTCAGTCCCTTCACTGGTGGTGTTGGTGATGATCTTCTCCAGCCCCATCAGCTCCTTCAGCTGTGAGCTGCCTCAGAGTCTTGATGTGGGAAAGCAGGAGACCCTCACAGTGTTGGGACAAATGGGGAagatctcccttctctcctgcctgAAGGACAGGACTGACTTCAGATTCCCCCAGGAGATGGAGGAGGCCAGCCGGGTCCAGAAGGCCCAGGCCCTGTCTGTCTTCCACGAGATGCTCCAGCAGATCTTCAACCTCTTCTACACAGAGGCCTCCTCTGCTGTTTGGAACACGACCCTCCTGGAACAACTCCTCTCAGGACTTCACCGCCAGCTGGAGGACCTTGAGACCTGTTTGCTGCAGGAGATGGGAGGAGAAGAATCTCTGCTGGGAATGAATGACCTCACAGTGGCCATGAGAGAATATTTCCAGAGGATCCATCTCTAtctacaagagaagaaaaacagtgaCTGTGCCTGGGAGGTTGTCAGAGTGGAAATCAAGAGATGGCTTCTCTTCATTCATGTGCTCACAAGGAAACTGAGGAATTAG